The proteins below come from a single Nocardioides eburneiflavus genomic window:
- a CDS encoding DUF1501 domain-containing protein, whose amino-acid sequence MTTHETTSPGRTSRSCGCPDFDEARLALSRRRLVGTALAGGAVALGPSLAGTGPQAYAVTGRTATALAAPGGSVLVLLSLRGAADGLSLVVPHADPVYYAARPRLAIPAASLLAADAMFGLHPALAPLVPMWNSGTLAAVHATGMATPNRSHFAAMEAIEDAAPGSSERNGWLNRLLGELPGTSPLQGTAMGNQVPTSLFGAHPAFVVNRVDNAKVSGTEEDGRRLASLRHAWTGSSPMSRAVRDAISGAETFGLARDTSAGTPTPAYPGTGLGKALSDVSRIVRSGVGAEVITVDQGDWDMHTDAGTLEWGDMKRNAGDLASSIAAFFADLGPAADRVTLVTLSEFGRRVKENDDYGTDHGFGNVMFVAGAGVRGGRYYGSWPGLHDTLDGDLLVTTDYRSVLAEVVTRRFGVSVAQVFPGFAPQAVGVMA is encoded by the coding sequence ATGACGACTCACGAGACCACCTCCCCCGGCCGGACCTCCCGCTCCTGCGGTTGCCCCGACTTCGACGAGGCACGCCTGGCGCTGAGCCGGCGCCGGCTCGTCGGGACTGCCCTGGCCGGAGGCGCCGTCGCCCTCGGCCCCTCCCTGGCGGGCACGGGTCCACAGGCGTACGCCGTCACCGGCCGCACCGCGACGGCGCTCGCGGCGCCCGGCGGCTCCGTGCTGGTGCTGCTGTCCCTGCGCGGTGCCGCCGACGGCCTGTCCCTGGTCGTCCCCCACGCGGACCCCGTCTACTACGCGGCCCGGCCCCGCCTCGCCATCCCGGCGGCGTCGCTGCTCGCCGCGGACGCGATGTTCGGCCTGCACCCGGCCCTCGCCCCGCTCGTGCCGATGTGGAACTCCGGCACCCTCGCGGCGGTCCACGCCACCGGGATGGCCACCCCCAACCGCTCGCACTTCGCCGCGATGGAGGCGATCGAGGACGCCGCGCCCGGCTCGTCCGAGCGCAACGGCTGGCTCAACCGGCTGCTCGGCGAGCTGCCCGGCACCTCCCCGCTGCAGGGCACCGCGATGGGCAACCAGGTCCCGACCTCGCTCTTCGGCGCCCACCCCGCCTTCGTCGTGAACCGTGTCGACAACGCCAAGGTGTCCGGCACGGAGGAGGACGGGCGACGGCTCGCCTCCCTCAGGCACGCCTGGACCGGCAGCAGCCCCATGAGCCGTGCGGTGCGCGACGCGATCTCCGGCGCGGAGACCTTCGGGCTCGCCCGGGACACCTCAGCGGGCACGCCCACTCCGGCGTACCCCGGCACCGGGCTGGGCAAGGCGCTCTCCGACGTCTCGCGCATCGTCCGCTCCGGCGTGGGGGCCGAGGTGATCACCGTCGACCAGGGCGACTGGGACATGCACACCGACGCGGGCACGCTCGAGTGGGGGGACATGAAGCGCAATGCCGGCGACCTCGCCTCGTCGATCGCCGCCTTCTTCGCCGACCTCGGACCCGCCGCCGACCGGGTCACGCTGGTGACGCTCAGCGAGTTCGGCCGCCGCGTCAAGGAGAACGACGACTACGGCACCGACCACGGCTTCGGCAACGTCATGTTCGTCGCCGGTGCCGGGGTGAGGGGCGGGCGCTACTACGGCTCGTGGCCCGGTCTGCACGACACGCTGGACGGCGACCTGCTGGTGACCACCGACTACCGCAGCGTGCTGGCTGAGGTCGTCACGAGACGGTTCGGCGTCTCCGTCGCGCAGGTGTTCCCCGGCTTCGCGCCCCAGGCCGTCGGCGTGATGGCCTGA
- a CDS encoding ArsR/SmtB family transcription factor, whose amino-acid sequence MGHGAGGREPSSSRLDLAAAKSVATTLQALATPSRLMILGRLREGSATVGDLAEAVQMEQSAVSHQLRLLRNLGLVDGVRQGRSIVYSLYDNHVAELLDQAVYHAEHLRLGAVDRGTETG is encoded by the coding sequence ATGGGTCACGGAGCAGGGGGGCGCGAGCCGAGCTCGTCGCGTCTGGACCTCGCCGCGGCGAAGTCGGTCGCCACCACGCTGCAAGCACTCGCCACTCCCAGCCGACTCATGATCCTCGGTCGCCTGCGCGAGGGCTCTGCCACCGTCGGGGACCTGGCAGAGGCCGTCCAGATGGAGCAGTCGGCGGTCTCCCACCAGCTCCGACTGCTGCGCAACCTGGGTCTCGTCGACGGTGTTCGCCAGGGACGCAGCATCGTGTACTCGCTCTACGACAATCACGTGGCCGAGCTCCTCGACCAGGCCGTCTACCACGCCGAGCACCTCCGCCTGGGGGCCGTCGATCGAGGGACCGAGACCGGTTAG
- a CDS encoding metal-sensitive transcriptional regulator — protein MTETPHQHGYLQRKDDYVRRLRRIEGQARGLQRMVEDEKYCIDILTQISAITKALESVALGLLEEHLSHCVVDAAAAGGDEGAAKLKEATDAIARLVRS, from the coding sequence ATGACCGAGACGCCGCACCAGCACGGCTACCTCCAGCGCAAGGACGACTACGTCCGGCGACTCCGCCGGATCGAGGGGCAGGCACGAGGGCTGCAGCGCATGGTGGAGGACGAGAAGTACTGCATCGACATCCTGACCCAGATCTCCGCCATCACGAAGGCGCTGGAGTCGGTGGCGCTCGGCCTGCTGGAGGAGCACCTGAGCCATTGCGTGGTCGACGCCGCTGCCGCCGGCGGCGATGAGGGCGCCGCCAAGCTGAAGGAGGCCACCGACGCGATCGCGCGACTGGTCCGCTCCTGA
- a CDS encoding metal-sensitive transcriptional regulator, translated as MSEAIQHPGYSPRKADFQRRLRRIEGQARGLQRMVDEDKYCIDILTQVAAMTSALESVALGLLDEHLHHCVVEAAVAGGPEAEQKLAEASAAIARLVRS; from the coding sequence GTGTCCGAGGCGATCCAGCATCCTGGCTACAGCCCGCGCAAGGCTGACTTCCAGCGTCGACTGCGGCGCATCGAGGGACAGGCCCGCGGCCTCCAGCGGATGGTCGACGAGGACAAGTACTGCATCGACATCCTGACCCAGGTCGCGGCCATGACGTCCGCGCTCGAGTCCGTGGCCCTGGGGCTGCTCGACGAGCACCTGCACCATTGCGTGGTGGAAGCCGCCGTCGCCGGTGGACCCGAGGCGGAGCAGAAGCTCGCCGAGGCGTCCGCGGCCATCGCACGCCTCGTCCGTTCCTGA
- a CDS encoding heavy-metal-associated domain-containing protein has translation MSTTQTYTVTGMTCGHCVASVTEEVQEIPGIEDVDVVLESGSLTITSSEAVDEAAVRAAVEEAGYHLA, from the coding sequence ATGAGCACCACCCAGACCTACACCGTGACCGGCATGACCTGTGGTCACTGCGTCGCCTCGGTCACCGAAGAGGTCCAGGAGATCCCGGGCATCGAGGACGTCGACGTCGTCCTGGAGTCCGGCAGCCTCACGATCACCAGCTCCGAGGCGGTCGACGAGGCCGCGGTCCGCGCCGCGGTGGAGGAAGCGGGGTACCACCTCGCATGA
- a CDS encoding PIG-L deacetylase family protein: protein MNDERPGPPSFEPLPEDWETALFVVAHPDDVEYGAAAAVARWTAQGKRVVYCMVTSGEAGIDGVHPAECGPLREAEEVASAAAVGVDEVVFLRLPDGILEYGVELRRSIAQVVREQRPDIAMTINFRETFGGTNLNQADHIAVGKALLDAVRDAGNRWVFPEQLVDGLEPWGGVRAVWAGGSPQATHAVDVTDTFAAGVDSLKEHRAYIEGLGWEGWDPEEFLDGILRGGGQGLGVTHAATFEVFPLGWG from the coding sequence ATGAACGACGAGCGCCCCGGTCCCCCGTCCTTCGAGCCGCTCCCGGAGGACTGGGAGACCGCACTCTTCGTGGTCGCCCACCCCGACGACGTCGAGTACGGCGCCGCCGCCGCGGTGGCCAGGTGGACCGCGCAGGGCAAGCGCGTCGTCTACTGCATGGTGACCAGCGGCGAGGCCGGGATCGACGGGGTCCACCCCGCCGAGTGCGGTCCGCTGCGTGAGGCCGAGGAGGTCGCCTCCGCGGCCGCCGTCGGTGTCGACGAGGTGGTGTTCCTGCGCCTGCCCGACGGCATCCTGGAGTACGGCGTGGAGCTGAGGCGATCGATCGCGCAGGTCGTGCGCGAGCAGCGCCCCGACATCGCGATGACGATCAACTTCCGCGAGACATTCGGAGGGACGAACCTCAACCAGGCCGACCACATCGCCGTCGGCAAGGCGCTGCTCGACGCCGTGCGCGACGCGGGCAACCGGTGGGTCTTCCCCGAGCAGCTGGTCGACGGCCTCGAGCCGTGGGGCGGCGTACGCGCCGTGTGGGCGGGCGGGTCACCGCAGGCGACCCACGCCGTCGACGTGACCGACACGTTCGCCGCGGGCGTCGACTCGCTCAAGGAGCACCGGGCCTACATCGAGGGCCTCGGCTGGGAGGGCTGGGACCCCGAGGAGTTCCTCGACGGCATCCTGCGCGGCGGCGGACAGGGCCTCGGCGTCACGCACGCGGCGACGTTCGAGGTCTTCCCACTCGGCTGGGGCTGA
- a CDS encoding heavy metal translocating P-type ATPase, whose translation MSSITGSPGLPTSTAQVELEISGMTCASCANRIERKLNKLDGVTATVNYATEKAKVAFPEDLDPADLVRTVEEAGYGATLPRPATADAQPGSDDEVTDPTRSLRQRLVLSAVLTVPVIAMAMVPAWQFTNWQWLSLTLAAPVVLWGAWPFHRAAWVNLRHGTSTMDTLVSLGTLAALGWSLYALFWGTAGLPGMTHEFELSVARTDGSANIYLEAAAGVTTFILAGRYFEARSKRRAGAALRALLELGAKDVAVLRDGPNGEVEERIPTDQLAVGMRFVVRPGEKIATDGVIEEGTSAVDASMLTGESVPVEVAPGDPVVGATVNAGGRLVVRASRIGTDTQLAQMARLVEDAQNGKAEVQRLADRVSGIFVPIVIVLAAATLGFWVGTGGGLSPAFTAAVAVLIIACPCALGLATPTALMVGTGRGAQLGILIKGPEVLESTRRIDTIVLDKTGTVTTGQMTLLDVVAAAGEDRDEVLRLAGALEDASEHPIAKAVAVAARDASGRLPKVEDFANVEGLGVQGVVVEDDRSHAVLVGRPRLLEEWSQALPVDLERAFSKAQAQGATAIAVGWDGKARGVLVVADAIKPTSAEAIAQLRALGLTPVLLTGDNEATARTVAREVGIEETDDTVIADVLPSDKVDVVKRLQSEGRVVAMVGDGVNDAAALAQADLGLSMGTGTDVAIEASDLTLVRGDLRVTADAIRLSRRTLATIKGNLFWAFAYNVAALPLAAAGLLNPMLAGAAMAFSSVFVVTNSLRLRRFQPLTDHEAEAIRPAA comes from the coding sequence ATGAGCTCGATCACGGGTTCACCCGGCCTGCCGACCTCGACCGCGCAGGTCGAGCTCGAGATCAGTGGCATGACCTGCGCCTCGTGCGCCAACCGCATCGAGCGCAAGCTGAACAAGCTCGACGGCGTCACGGCCACCGTCAACTACGCCACCGAGAAGGCCAAGGTCGCCTTCCCGGAGGATCTCGACCCGGCAGACCTGGTCCGGACGGTGGAGGAGGCGGGCTACGGCGCCACCCTCCCCCGGCCCGCGACCGCGGACGCACAGCCAGGGAGCGACGACGAGGTCACCGACCCGACCCGCTCACTACGTCAGCGCCTGGTCCTCTCCGCGGTGCTGACGGTTCCTGTCATCGCCATGGCGATGGTCCCGGCCTGGCAGTTCACCAACTGGCAGTGGCTCAGCCTCACGCTTGCCGCCCCCGTCGTCCTCTGGGGAGCCTGGCCGTTCCACCGGGCTGCCTGGGTCAACCTGCGGCACGGCACGTCGACGATGGACACCCTGGTCTCCCTCGGCACGCTCGCCGCGCTCGGCTGGTCGCTCTACGCGCTGTTCTGGGGCACGGCCGGCCTGCCGGGGATGACCCACGAGTTCGAGCTGTCGGTGGCCCGCACCGACGGATCGGCCAACATCTACCTCGAGGCCGCGGCGGGCGTGACCACCTTCATCCTGGCCGGTCGCTACTTCGAGGCCCGCTCCAAGCGTCGCGCCGGCGCCGCCCTCCGCGCCCTGCTCGAGCTCGGCGCCAAGGACGTGGCCGTCCTGCGCGACGGCCCGAACGGCGAGGTCGAGGAGCGCATCCCGACCGACCAGCTGGCTGTCGGCATGCGCTTCGTCGTCCGCCCCGGCGAGAAGATCGCGACCGACGGCGTGATCGAGGAGGGCACCTCGGCCGTCGACGCCTCGATGCTGACCGGCGAGTCCGTCCCGGTCGAGGTCGCCCCGGGCGACCCGGTGGTCGGCGCCACCGTCAACGCCGGCGGTCGCCTCGTCGTACGCGCCTCCCGGATCGGTACGGACACGCAGCTGGCCCAGATGGCCCGGCTGGTCGAGGACGCCCAGAACGGCAAGGCCGAGGTCCAGCGACTGGCCGACCGGGTCTCGGGCATCTTCGTCCCCATCGTCATCGTGCTCGCCGCAGCCACCCTCGGGTTCTGGGTCGGGACGGGCGGCGGGCTGTCGCCGGCGTTCACCGCGGCCGTTGCCGTGCTGATCATCGCCTGCCCCTGCGCCCTCGGCCTCGCGACGCCGACCGCCCTGATGGTCGGGACGGGCCGCGGCGCCCAGCTCGGCATCCTGATCAAGGGTCCCGAGGTCCTGGAGTCGACGCGCAGGATCGACACCATCGTGCTCGACAAGACGGGCACGGTGACCACGGGACAGATGACCCTGCTCGACGTGGTCGCCGCCGCCGGCGAGGACCGTGACGAGGTGCTCAGGCTCGCAGGAGCGCTCGAGGACGCGTCGGAGCACCCCATCGCCAAGGCCGTCGCCGTCGCCGCCCGGGACGCGAGCGGCCGGCTGCCCAAGGTCGAGGACTTCGCCAACGTCGAGGGACTGGGCGTGCAGGGCGTGGTCGTCGAGGACGATCGCAGCCACGCCGTGCTCGTCGGCCGGCCGCGACTGCTCGAGGAGTGGTCCCAGGCTCTGCCCGTGGACCTGGAACGGGCCTTCTCGAAGGCGCAGGCACAGGGCGCCACCGCCATCGCGGTCGGATGGGACGGCAAGGCCCGCGGCGTGCTCGTCGTCGCCGACGCGATCAAGCCGACCTCGGCCGAGGCCATCGCGCAGCTCCGCGCGCTCGGTCTCACGCCCGTGCTCCTGACCGGCGACAACGAGGCAACCGCACGGACGGTGGCCCGCGAGGTGGGCATCGAGGAGACGGATGACACCGTCATCGCCGACGTCCTCCCCTCCGACAAGGTCGACGTCGTCAAGCGACTGCAGTCCGAGGGCAGGGTCGTGGCGATGGTCGGCGACGGCGTCAACGACGCGGCCGCCCTGGCCCAGGCCGACCTCGGCCTCTCGATGGGCACCGGCACGGACGTCGCGATCGAGGCCAGCGACCTCACGCTGGTCCGGGGTGACCTGCGTGTGACGGCAGACGCCATCCGGCTCTCCCGGCGCACGTTGGCCACGATCAAGGGCAACCTCTTCTGGGCGTTCGCCTACAACGTCGCGGCGCTCCCGCTCGCCGCGGCGGGACTTCTCAACCCGATGCTCGCGGGCGCAGCGATGGCGTTCTCGTCGGTCTTCGTGGTGACCAACAGCCTCCGACTACGCCGGTTCCAGCCACTGACCGACCACGAGGCGGAGGCGATCCGACCGGCTGCCTGA
- a CDS encoding GntR family transcriptional regulator, producing MSPAPRSPSDARSSRSGTDEAYESLKRRILLCELAPGEELREAALAESTGIGRTPVREALRRLVQEGFVDVRPRQGYRVSPITLGSVHDVFELRLLLEPAAVELAIQRAPREAITALHDLAHAQYVHGDQESYERFIVDNLDLHVRIAEISGNQRLAHMLRNLLEEMQRLFFLSLDARDSSIEQMHEHHELYDAMLAGDVESARRIVVEQIEQSRQRVIDALVTRVVGGTAPPGLAGVSADPRRPATRS from the coding sequence TTGAGCCCAGCACCCAGGTCTCCCTCCGACGCGCGTAGCAGCCGCAGCGGGACGGATGAGGCATACGAGTCCCTCAAGCGCCGGATCCTGCTCTGCGAGCTGGCCCCCGGCGAAGAGCTGCGCGAGGCGGCCCTCGCCGAGAGCACCGGCATAGGGCGGACCCCTGTCCGCGAAGCGCTTCGCCGACTGGTGCAGGAGGGGTTCGTGGACGTACGCCCCCGCCAGGGGTACCGAGTCTCACCGATCACCCTCGGCAGCGTGCACGACGTCTTCGAGCTCAGGCTGTTGCTCGAGCCGGCCGCGGTCGAGCTCGCCATCCAGCGTGCTCCCCGAGAAGCGATCACGGCGCTGCACGACCTCGCCCATGCCCAGTACGTGCACGGCGACCAGGAGAGCTACGAACGCTTCATCGTCGACAACCTCGACCTGCACGTTCGGATCGCCGAGATCAGCGGCAACCAACGTCTGGCACACATGCTTCGCAACTTGCTCGAGGAGATGCAACGCCTGTTCTTCCTGAGCCTCGACGCACGCGACAGCAGCATCGAGCAGATGCATGAGCACCACGAGCTCTATGACGCCATGCTCGCCGGCGACGTCGAGAGCGCGCGTCGGATCGTGGTCGAGCAGATCGAGCAGAGCCGCCAGCGGGTGATCGACGCCCTGGTGACCCGTGTGGTCGGAGGGACCGCACCCCCGGGGCTGGCGGGCGTGTCGGCGGACCCACGCCGCCCCGCGACCCGGTCCTGA
- a CDS encoding cation diffusion facilitator family transporter, translated as MTHPHPHPDRTTEPHSGDHDHDHDHRHGHDHGHDHGHDHGHGHGHDHGGHDHDHGHGHDHEHGSGVWAKIKHALVPHAHDSNEAIQSAEESSSQGIRAAWIGLAGMGATAILQIVIVAISGSIALLADTLHNVGHAATTIPLIIAFRIGQRAASKRYSYGYRRAEDLVGLFISLIIALSAALIIWESVDALLNPRELTNLWWVFAAGLVGAAGNELVAIYRIRAGRRIGSAALIAEGQHARADGLTSIAVVIGVIGVWLGFPQADAIIGFFIAAAILGILFSSLRITIRRLMDGVEDGVIDRITDVIASTPGVVSVGRVRARWSGHRMEVDANIAVDSRLTVLESHTLAEEIEHQVLHSVAHVENVVVHVNPVVDGVEPPELHELTHHHTSAQARQEYLARKRGASS; from the coding sequence ATGACGCACCCGCACCCGCACCCCGACCGCACGACCGAACCTCACTCCGGGGACCACGACCACGACCATGACCACAGGCACGGCCACGACCACGGCCACGACCACGGCCACGACCACGGCCACGGCCACGGCCACGACCACGGGGGCCACGACCACGACCACGGCCATGGCCACGACCACGAGCACGGATCGGGCGTCTGGGCGAAGATCAAGCACGCCCTGGTGCCGCACGCGCACGACTCGAACGAGGCGATCCAGTCGGCGGAGGAGTCCAGCAGCCAGGGCATCCGGGCGGCCTGGATCGGCCTGGCCGGGATGGGCGCGACCGCGATCCTGCAGATCGTCATCGTGGCGATCTCAGGGTCGATCGCGCTCCTGGCCGACACCCTCCACAACGTGGGTCACGCCGCCACCACGATCCCGCTGATCATCGCGTTCCGGATCGGCCAGCGCGCCGCCAGCAAGCGGTACAGCTACGGCTACCGTCGCGCCGAGGACCTGGTCGGCCTCTTCATCTCGCTGATCATCGCCCTCTCGGCGGCGCTGATCATCTGGGAGTCGGTCGACGCCCTGCTGAACCCGCGTGAGCTGACCAACCTGTGGTGGGTCTTCGCTGCCGGCCTCGTCGGCGCCGCCGGCAACGAGCTCGTCGCCATCTACCGGATCCGCGCAGGCAGGAGGATCGGATCGGCCGCCCTCATCGCCGAGGGACAGCACGCCCGCGCCGACGGCCTCACCTCGATCGCCGTGGTCATCGGAGTCATCGGCGTGTGGCTCGGGTTCCCCCAGGCCGACGCCATCATCGGCTTCTTCATCGCCGCAGCGATCCTGGGCATCCTGTTCAGCTCGCTGCGGATCACCATCCGTCGGCTCATGGACGGCGTCGAGGACGGTGTCATCGACCGCATCACCGACGTCATCGCCTCCACCCCCGGCGTCGTCAGCGTGGGGCGGGTCCGCGCCCGCTGGAGCGGCCACCGGATGGAGGTCGACGCCAACATCGCCGTGGACTCCCGCCTCACCGTGCTGGAGAGCCACACCCTGGCCGAGGAGATCGAGCACCAGGTGCTGCACTCGGTGGCCCACGTCGAGAACGTCGTCGTCCACGTCAACCCCGTCGTGGACGGGGTCGAGCCCCCCGAGCTGCACGAGCTGACCCATCACCACACCAGCGCCCAGGCACGCCAGGAGTACCTCGCCCGCAAACGCGGCGCGTCCTCGTGA
- a CDS encoding heavy-metal-associated domain-containing protein, whose translation MSTSPATYTVVGMTCNGCVTKVTNAVTEIEGVDDVDVDVSDGTLEVFGEADDAAIRAAVAKVGYKIAD comes from the coding sequence ATGAGCACGAGCCCTGCCACCTACACCGTCGTCGGCATGACCTGCAACGGGTGCGTCACCAAGGTGACCAACGCCGTCACCGAGATCGAGGGCGTCGACGACGTCGACGTGGACGTCTCCGACGGCACCCTCGAGGTGTTCGGCGAGGCGGATGACGCTGCCATTCGCGCGGCCGTCGCGAAGGTCGGCTACAAGATCGCCGACTGA
- a CDS encoding DUF1800 domain-containing protein — MAKDRPTLLSPSQRHLVTRFGYGVDATLARDVRRAGGASAWFERQLTRPGSFPDAPAEAVRRWWPDLDRKPADLWQRQVQEVRGGWQVMEDYGRWLLVRRIRTRRPVLEKMTEFWEGMLHVPVSGDAQFTWRVDYGDTIRRHALGRFDQLLLETTTHPAMLIFLSAATSTKRAPNENLGRELLELHTLGAGQYDEDDVKASARILTGWHVDLWKSWDRSYVKEDHWTGKVEVRGFSHTNRKADGRAVTKEYLRYLAHHPDTAHRVCERLATKFVRDDPPRSLVKRLAKVYLRNDTAIVPVLRALVASKEFRASAGDKLRDPSEDVVATYRALGVEVGRPTRNDSGANAMIWQASGLGLSPHAWPRPDGTPVTDDVWASPARALGSMSMHWSMAGGWWPSHGLRYREPKAWVPAKKPIRFKDLVDDVSRDLLHRPASRRLLETACLATGCKAREKIDREHGLYQWGFPRLLAAVLDSPDHLAC, encoded by the coding sequence GTGGCCAAGGATCGACCAACCCTGCTGTCACCCTCGCAGCGGCACCTCGTCACGCGCTTCGGCTACGGCGTGGACGCGACGCTCGCGCGGGACGTACGCCGCGCCGGTGGCGCCTCGGCGTGGTTCGAGAGACAGCTCACCCGCCCCGGCTCGTTCCCGGACGCGCCTGCCGAGGCCGTGCGCCGGTGGTGGCCCGACCTCGACCGGAAGCCGGCCGACCTCTGGCAGCGGCAGGTGCAGGAGGTCCGCGGCGGCTGGCAGGTGATGGAGGACTACGGGCGCTGGCTGCTGGTGCGGCGCATCCGGACCCGCCGACCGGTGCTGGAGAAGATGACCGAGTTCTGGGAGGGCATGCTGCACGTGCCGGTGAGCGGCGACGCGCAGTTCACCTGGCGCGTGGACTACGGCGACACCATCCGACGCCACGCCCTGGGTCGCTTCGACCAGCTGCTCCTCGAGACGACCACCCACCCCGCGATGCTGATCTTCCTCTCCGCGGCCACCTCGACGAAGCGTGCACCCAACGAGAACCTCGGCCGCGAGCTCCTCGAGCTGCACACCCTCGGCGCAGGCCAGTACGACGAGGACGACGTGAAGGCGTCGGCGCGGATCCTCACCGGCTGGCACGTGGACCTGTGGAAGAGCTGGGACCGGTCCTACGTCAAGGAGGACCACTGGACGGGGAAGGTCGAGGTCCGCGGCTTCTCGCACACCAACCGCAAGGCCGACGGCCGAGCGGTCACCAAGGAGTACCTGCGCTACCTCGCCCACCACCCCGACACCGCGCACCGCGTGTGCGAGCGGTTGGCGACGAAGTTCGTGCGCGACGACCCGCCGCGCTCGCTGGTGAAGCGGCTCGCGAAGGTCTACCTGCGCAACGACACCGCGATCGTCCCGGTGCTGCGGGCGCTGGTCGCCAGCAAGGAGTTCCGGGCATCGGCGGGCGACAAGCTGCGCGACCCGAGCGAGGACGTCGTCGCGACCTACCGGGCGCTCGGCGTGGAGGTCGGTCGCCCCACCCGCAACGACTCGGGCGCCAACGCGATGATCTGGCAGGCCTCGGGTCTCGGGCTGTCCCCGCACGCGTGGCCGCGACCCGACGGCACACCGGTGACCGACGACGTCTGGGCGTCCCCGGCCCGCGCGCTCGGCTCGATGAGCATGCACTGGTCGATGGCGGGCGGTTGGTGGCCGTCGCACGGCCTGCGCTACCGCGAGCCGAAGGCGTGGGTGCCGGCGAAGAAGCCGATCCGGTTCAAGGACCTCGTCGACGACGTGAGTCGCGACCTGCTCCACCGCCCCGCGTCCAGGCGGCTCCTGGAGACCGCGTGCCTGGCCACCGGCTGCAAGGCCAGGGAGAAGATCGACCGCGAGCACGGTCTCTACCAGTGGGGCTTCCCACGCCTCCTGGCTGCCGTCCTCGACTCCCCCGACCACCTGGCGTGCTGA
- a CDS encoding haloacid dehalogenase type II: protein MIDLQPKFITFDCYGTLTAFGMSAITRELLADRVPGEKMEDFLDDFEAFRGDEVLGAYKPYHRVINDALARTATLWGIEHRDSDGEAIYESVPSWGPHPDVPEPLAALADRFPLVILSNAADEQIMHNVDKLGAPFHSVFTAEQAGAYKPRLQAFEYMLDELGCGPGDILHVSSSLRYDLMPAHDLRVTNKVYVNRGYEPSTPYYGYHEVSDIAGLAGLLGI, encoded by the coding sequence ATGATCGACCTCCAGCCCAAGTTCATCACCTTCGACTGCTACGGCACCCTGACCGCCTTCGGCATGTCCGCGATCACCCGGGAGCTGCTCGCCGACCGGGTCCCCGGCGAGAAGATGGAGGACTTCCTCGATGACTTCGAGGCCTTCCGCGGCGACGAGGTCCTCGGTGCGTACAAGCCGTACCACCGGGTGATCAACGACGCCCTCGCCCGGACCGCCACGTTGTGGGGCATCGAGCACCGGGACAGCGACGGGGAGGCGATCTACGAGTCGGTGCCGTCCTGGGGCCCCCACCCGGACGTGCCCGAGCCGTTGGCGGCACTGGCCGACAGATTCCCCCTGGTGATCCTGTCCAACGCCGCCGACGAGCAGATCATGCACAACGTCGACAAGCTCGGCGCACCCTTCCACTCGGTCTTCACCGCGGAGCAGGCCGGGGCCTACAAGCCCCGCCTCCAAGCGTTCGAGTACATGCTCGACGAGCTCGGCTGCGGCCCGGGCGACATCCTGCACGTCTCGTCCAGCCTGCGCTACGACCTCATGCCCGCGCACGACCTGCGGGTGACCAACAAGGTCTACGTCAACCGAGGCTACGAGCCGAGCACGCCCTACTACGGCTATCACGAGGTCAGCGACATCGCTGGCCTGGCCGGACTCCTGGGGATCTGA
- a CDS encoding CDGSH iron-sulfur domain-containing protein: MTDATPPPAPRPTSVKAVRNGPLQVKGTFRLLDPDGEEYDLTGQRIVLLCRCGRSANQPFCDSSHKRTQWSSQDQPTACEDADGGAA; the protein is encoded by the coding sequence ATGACCGACGCCACCCCACCGCCAGCGCCACGCCCGACGAGCGTCAAGGCGGTTCGCAACGGCCCGCTGCAGGTGAAGGGCACGTTCAGGCTGCTCGATCCCGACGGGGAGGAGTACGACCTCACCGGGCAGCGCATCGTGCTGCTGTGCCGGTGCGGGCGCTCGGCGAACCAACCGTTCTGCGACTCGAGCCACAAGCGCACCCAGTGGAGCAGCCAGGACCAGCCCACCGCGTGCGAGGACGCTGACGGCGGAGCGGCCTGA